Genomic window (Ctenopharyngodon idella isolate HZGC_01 chromosome 20, HZGC01, whole genome shotgun sequence):
CCCAATTCTTCTTTTACCTGGTGAGTCCGCTCTCATATCACCACCCGCTATCACTTTGTCCCCCTGGCTTAGCTGCCGCAACACTTCTTCTTGCTCTTTCTTCCACGTATAGATTATTGCAGGTTCCAGATACATGCTGGCATGCCTTCGAAAAGTTCTGTGTGTAATCATCTTGACACGCATTGCGTTGAATACCTAAAAGCCATATACAAAACATTGTTGCAATGAATCCATTGACTATATTACTGAATTTCAGCATTTCCTTTCCAAATACCTTTTGTAATTTGAAGAAGGATGTGCCAGTGAAGTATATGGCAGCAGATAACTGGAGGTTGCCCAAAGGTGTGCTGCCAACAACAGGTTGGCTTTGCCATTTTCTGAAGTATTGACAATGTGGGCACAATTGATCAATTGCAACAAAAGACCCTCTTCTTCGAGCCCGAACATCACAGTAtctcatgcacactgggcaggTTTCAAAAAGTTGCAGGAGGCACTTTTCAAATACAATGTATTTTGTATCCTGCTCTATCGACGTACAtcttcaaatgaaagaaaaaaacgaATTACATTCCAACAACGTGATTTCTTAAACAGGCTATTACAAGAtaataaataagataaaatcCACTTACAGAAGTTGTGATGACTCTGTTACAGTGGTGACAGACTCAGCTGGCTCATATGTTGTGTCCTGACTATCAGAGACTTCAAAGGAAACACTTTTCTCCTCCTCCAGTTCTAGACGAGCTTTTTTTGCTGGCCTAAAATCCTTCAAAGGTGTTGAAGTCAAAGGTGTTGAAGTCAAAGTTGTGAATGTGTCACCAGATGTTGTGAATGGAGCACCTACACTTTCACATGACACCTCTGTCTGTGTtcctataaaataaataaataaataaataaaaaaaacacacacacacacatatatatatatatatagctctgCCGGTGTTAATTCTTTGTGCCGctttttgtcattcaacatcTTCTCCATTTCGTCTTGTGCTTGGGCCCATTTCTCAAAATTGCCATATTCACCATACAAATTAAACGATATGCAAAAATCATCCATTTAGCCTAACGTAacctaaataaatgttttcatataTTTCTCTCACTCTGTTTGCAAGCGTAACTGTGTTACTATGATTACCAATGTTTATAGTGGCGGATTAATTTCGATCTGTAATCAAACTGACTGGAACTACCTGTGCATTAAATGGTTTTACtgcacaccttccagccaatcatAATCGAATATTTAAACAGACCAAggtataaataatacatatatatatatatatacatatatatatatacatacatacatgcgcgcacacacacacaaacacacacatttgttatgtactaaaaacattaacttcaagatttaaaaacaagcctttgtaatattttaagttaaaaatacAACCAATCAACCAGAAACacgcactcaaaaaaaaaaaaaaaaaaaaaaaaaaaaaaaaaaattatatatatatatatatatatatatatatatattgtactgCACAATGTCAGATTATACATTACAATGTCTGGCCACTACcaacaataaagacattttttgaCAGAGATACTAccatatttacagtacacaaACCTTTGCTTCTGAATTTAGGTCCCAAGGTTCTAAAAGCCAGCTGTGTGCCCTGTGATGTAAGATTCCGTGAGTCTGTTTGACAAGCTACGTCCTTCATAGTTGGACCCTTCTGTGACTGCTTAGACACGTACACAAAATTAGTAGATATCAAACGACCTGTAACAATGCAATACTATcagatatatttataaaaaaacaaaaaaacccaaacaaaacaaaaacatatttacttacGTAAGTGTGTTGCACCATTCCTGACGGATCCAATATAGAAGGCACAGCATCGTTTTTTAATCTCACTCGGTCTGCAAATCCAGTCTCGAcctgtgttttgtttaaaaaaccaTCCGTGGTGAAATGAAGCGAACAAACGCGCAATGTCTTACCCACGTCGGCTGgaacttcattaaaaataaagttcaacCACGCATTTCTAATATTGGAATCCAACGGAAGCTTATGCAGCGACTGTGTTCTTCCACAACCAGGCACTGCACAACACTTTGTAGTCCTCAAAGGCATATTTATTGCTTGGTACCTCGATCCGGTTTAGCACCGCGTAGGACTATGTTGTTTACCTATTACATGTCATGTGCGAatcggtgggcggggctaaacaGGCAgcgatgaagtaggcgttgattggAGGCGGTGCTTGCTGCCCTTTGACGTCATAGATCCCCACGTTGTAAATCCTGTCGTTTtctgggtctggtgtcaattaaagcttttattggacaaacaaggaagttttcagctctaaaacttacaggatattcttatagtatgatgacctcttatttgatttctcatgtcatgacccctttaataaaaaGAACTTGGTTATTCACGCATcccttacgaaaattaaccatggttttaatattgtaaaagtAGTAACCATGGTTTTTTGGTGGATTGATTACCATTTGTATAACCACATTTTTACATGTATACCGTGGTTAAACTATGGTTAATGTAGCACAACCATGGTTCATTTGTGgttaccatgttttttgtttttgtagtaaaaccatggttaattttcataagggaTCAACTGAGAACAGCATAGACTAAGGGATAAAACCAAATTAGTATGCTGAAATCatgatattttcattttgaaaaccaaaaacacacaaggATTGAAGTTTGAGTTCCTTTAATGCTACTGCAAAGCTAATGATGAAAAAGCTCACGGTAACAAGAAATCACTGTGTATTGCCCAACATTATGGAACTAACCATAAGCCAAAATCTTCACGTCTATGTACAGTGACATTAAGATATCAGGCAGGCACTTCTATACCATATACATAAAGGATAGTTGAGACATTTTCTGAACTGCTCAATAACAACACAGGAAAACACGTGCTTCACAAAACAGCTGCAATGTAAACCAGCAACATAACTGCAGCCCCATCTCCTGATGGAGATGGTGGAAAGGACACTAACTAGTGAACACAGTATATGTATCTATATGGTAgtgaacagttaaaaaaaaaaaaaaaaaaaaaaaaaaaatctgtgaaatAAAGGAATGTCAAATTCATGGACAGATGGTACCAAAAACATTCTGGCAAATAAATATCATCATCATTTTGatgaaaattgacaaaaaacGAAAAGATCGAGTCCCTGTTTTTCATGCTAATTCGCTTTCAGATATCAAGCTGTGAAGTGTCGGCACTTGGCAGCTCAGAGTTCAGTTCGCACAGGTAAAACAGCGTGGTCTCGCTCGCCTCTGCCTCTGTGAGGGGTTCCAGACGGATCAGAGAGCTGCGAGGCGTCTCCGTCTCCAGGGCCTCATCCAAAAGGTCTGTGGGTTCTTCAGGGCTCTGGGGCAGTAGAGGCTGGCTCAGGTTTTCAGTTGGAGAATCTGATGGGGCCAGAGGGGTGCATCCATCCAGGAAAGCCAGCAGAGGGCAGGTTGTGTACTGGATCAGCTGCTTATCTGAATAAAAGAACCAACACACTAGTAAATGCAGCACAGCGATGGCATATAAATAACAGTGGATATTAATTTACAGAGAAAAATGCAACAATTACCTGTGTTTTCAGGCTCAGACTTCCCTTTGTTGGCTTTGTTGATGTTCTCTTTTGTTCCAGTTTCCTGCcaacaataaaagaaaaaaacaaacaaagcttTATCAAAAATATGACAATGCAGAATAAAATTCATCATGACGTTAAACTATAGCAGCTGAGTGATGCATCACTGAAAATTATTAGACATTTTACCCCCCATAAAAGTACACAAGGCAGAAATATTACGGAATCTACAAACATACCTCCAAGATATCTGTGTCAATGCTGAACTGTTTTCCATACAGCATGGCCTGGAAGTCTTCCAGACTACAGTCAATACTGTCCAGATAGTCCATCAACTCTACTCTGTAGTGATTTAATTTACAATGAAATATTACTTAAATATGCTTAAAGCAGAAGCatgtcaaataataataataaaaaaaaaaaaattagagagagagagagagagagagagagagagagagagagagagagagagagagagacactttATAAACAAATGTGAAGCTtgatattttttgaattttttgttGAACCAATTTAGTAGTTTAATTTGAAAGGAATCACATTTCCATCACATAGGGGAAAACAAATTGTTCTTTAATAAATCATAACTATTACAGAtgctaaataataattataagatttaaagtcaaaaatgttcattaagaTTTTGACTTCccaaagcattatttttttcttaggtGGCAGAAATAGGCTTCCATAAATTTGCTGGCATAGGTTAAAATCTCACATTTTTAGCATTTATAGCAcctaacttaaagggatagttcacccaaaaatgaaatttttttaaagatttactgatcctcaagccattctaggtctATATGACTCTTGTTTcaaatgaacacaatctgagaaatatttaaaaatatcctggctcttccaagctttacaatggtagtaaatggggggggcgagattttgaagccctaaagaaaaaatgcatccatccatcataaaaaattatccatacagctccagggggttaataaaggccttctgaagtgaagcaatgggatttttctaagaaaatatccatatttaaaagttataaactaaaataactagtttCCAGCAGATGGCCGTACGCATCAATTTGCGGTGGAAGTGTAACCCCTGACACGACgcatgacgaacgcggaagcgcagaggatagagcctatcaaaacaccggtcacgaattagaagtctaaaacgagaaattttatatacgttggaggatttcgatataagagaagtggagcttgagtttgttgtttAGGCATCGAAGCTTACGCTAcacctacatcctacgtcatacatcgcgtcaggggttactcttgtggcgcaagtcgacatgcgcagtatgcgtacggtcgtctgccagaagctagatattttagtttataaagttttaaatatggatatttttcttacaaaaacccattgcttcatttcagaaggcctttattaatgccctggagctgtatggattattttcatgatggatggatgcattttttgggcttcaaaatctcgaccCCCAtccactaccattataaagcttggaagagccaggatattttttaatatatctctgattgtgttggTCTGAAataagatagtcatatacacctaggatggcttgagggtgagtagatcatgggatatttttcatttttgggtgaactatcccttttaataAAACAGGCTGTGTGTGACTATGAGGAATGATTCCCTCAAAATGCAAGTTTGAGGGactttgtttaaattaaatacatacacCTCTTTAGCTATTGTCACATGCCATAGATCACAACCCTTAGTCTACTGCTTACAGTGTATGTCAGAAAAAAAGCCTATTACCatgtctgaatttcagctctggatgCGTCTTTaccacttgatacacagtgatacggaCGTTGGCATTGGTTTTTAGGTATCAATTCCAGAGTGAGTCCTCATGTCATCCTTTTAaggtgcatgcaaagtggattcacAGCGCTGAAAACAGCATTTTCTCGACATGTtgacaacatgaaccaaactcttACAGGCCTCAGCTAAAACTatagtgtttgagggcgggtcaaagtagacgttgtttgtgggcagccaatgaagaccatataggctggcattatgcaaattctTAAATTGTTATGTAGTTATGTaacagaaaatgacagttcagaatctattctttcttttaggagactaTAGCTTTATTtgtcgtgcactttgatctttaaaactttgcagaccttttacattcacaagcagctatattacacactgcatgaaggGTAAATATCGAAAAAACATAACTTTAGCCGACTTACTTGCCAAGAAGGTTGATGTTTTGTGAAATGGCACCATTTTCACTGAGAATGGAGTCCATCAGCTTTACTGGATCCTCTAAACTTAGACCTGAAGGTTTGTTCAGTTGCAGGGTGCTATTAGTCAGTGAAATGTCAGAGCTGCTTTTGGGTACTGCTTCTTGCTGAGTGGCTGAATTTGTTACAGTGCCGTTTGTGCTGTCGTTTATTATAGTTGAGCTTTCATGCGCGACATCCACGATTTCAGCATCCCTGTAGGAAATTGAGAACAACACTCATTTCTAATTTTCCTTCTGCAAAAGACTAAAGAGGTGCAACTGTCTGAATCAGCCCCTAAATGTTTACCCTTGGTCAACCGGTACAGATACACCATCTGTAAATTCTGGATCTTcgtctgtgacgtcacagatgATGACGTCATCAGAAATGTCGGAATTGTTCTTCAGTCCATTGAGTCCATTCACTGCGGACTAACAGAGAAGGCATGGGATAAGTCTGACAAACAGATCTTCAAGTTTCAATATGAATGAGGAATATcatgtttatataaataaatcggTCCCCCACCAACGTGAATTTAACTGACGGTGACTCTCACAATTTAAGGTTCATATCCAGGGGCAGGACACTTTCACACAAAGTGAACCCTGCCTTAAATCTCATCAAGAGAGAAAAACGCAAGGTAATGAATAGCAACATTACGGTAACAAACAGCACGTTTCCTTCGAGCAAGAAGAGACATAAAGTGAATGGAACCTAATCACTCCTGGATGTTTCTACACATACTTTGCTGTGGTCCATGGGTTCCTCAATGAACTGGTGGATGAATTTTGACTTCTTTCCATTACTGTTTAGTGCAAGCGGCCTGTAATCAGACAGCAAGTAAAGTGCATATTAATAATAAggtaaaaagttaataaaagggttagttcacactcatcatggctgcatttatttgctcaaaacacagtaaaatatGGTACAATTATAAAGTAtcattactatttaaaataaatgctttctatttaaatatatttaaaatgtaatttattcctgtgatggaaaagctgaattttcagcatcattactccagtcttcagtgtcacaagttcctacagaaatcattgtaatatgctgatatcttattattatcattgttgaaaactgttaattatatgcttttttcaggatacttgcatccttgctgaataaaagtattaatttctctctttctctctctcacacacacgcgcgcacaccaaagactatagttttttttttttttgtcatgattcgagcgtttagaaacaaaatttatgagacagttgttgtcagatttcattggtgatttcaaatatatttaatcgaaagcttggcaaacagctttgtagaatttgatgtttccccattcaaagagataggagctgcacttgaatgcccgagaggcgtttcaaagatggctgccgagtgaaatgacttgtcttaaagggattttgacgcgcgtgcacacacacgcacacacacgtttttgtgaattgtggggacattccataggcataatggtttttatactgtataaaccgtattttctatccccctacactacccctacccctaaacctaaccatcacaggaaactgtgcacatttttactttctcacaaaaacacattctgtatgatttataagccttttgaaaagtggggacatggggtaatgtcctcataagtcacctctttttgtaatacctatgtcatacccatgtcattatacacatttgtgtcctgatatgtcacaaaaatgcacgcgcgcgcacacacacacacacacaaacgaataagataaataaacaaacaaaaaaaccctgGCTTTTGAACCAtgacttttgaacagtggtcGTGTACTTATTAGATGCAGGCAGATACTTCTTGGTCTTACCTTTTGCGTTTCAAATTTAACAAACGATTGTTCTGAGCCAATGTGAAGATGAACTGCACCAGCTGGAAAGGTCAATGCAAAAAGTGGCATTAGAATTCAACCCTATACATTAGTTTCATGCTGATACACAATGAAGCTCAGCCCCGTTGACATTTCATAGTATTTTTCCATtatatggaagtcagtgggggcCAAAtgggttacccatattcttcaaaatatcttttgtgttcagcagaagaaaaattcatacaggtctggaacaacagaattttcatttttgggtgaattattcctttaagatTTTAGATTATTTTGCAAACCCTTTAAAACTGAACTGATGCAATCTATTAAGATTCTAAAATATCTAAGAAAtagaaaagacaaaacaaaagtatAGAAAACGTGTGTAAATCCTCTGTATATTTCTGTTGACGTGACGTTCTTGTTCTGCAAAAAAGACAAATGATgactaatgtgttttttttactaTGGGAAAAATGGGAgtcatattttatgtatatgaaGTATTCTCATGTTAAATAGCAAATTTCCAATAATGCAAGTGGTTTGAAAGGAAACCCAATATTATCCATTTGATGACTAAAAAGCTTTATTTTGAAACATTGCAAGGACTTTCAAGTCGTAAAGCTATGGGCATCTACAATTACTTAAATCCCTccagttaatttaaatatacatgtataccCTTCTTTATTTGTGAATTATTGTTGATTATTTCATGACTGATCATATTTTATGCTTGTTATGTGCTATGGCATCTTTAGAAAAAAAGCGATGACGTGTTTTACTTATTTCACCTTATTTAGTTCCGCCAAAGCTCACAATTctatttttataacattaaaaagtcctagtagtgtataaatatattatattaaacattttttaattatgttatgtcatgtttatcaaacttaaactgaaaaaatatagACTTTATTGGTATTTAAACAGAATAAGCTCATGTTGACCTTTATTCTAGTACATACAGGCACTGAattaagcagtacataaagtatttgAAAGAAAAGTCTTTCTGTTGCTACATGTAAATGTCTGAAACGGCCGTTTATTTGACAAATACATATAATCaattcattttcaataaaagaCAGAAAACACTGTGTAAGAGTGACTACAGGAAGCAGAAAGTGTATGACTTCAGTGCTCCATTTTCAACTTCTCCCCCAACTTCAAGCGGCAAATCTCGCCGATCGGTAAGTTGCTTTGAGATCTGCCAAACGCCTCGCCTTGAATGTAGATGAAAGTATGCGGCTGCAGTCATCCTCAAACTGTATTTGTGGCAGCTATACAAATACTGGGTGTACTCCATTCGAGTGTTGCTAGTATTTCACTATGCCAACGGAAGTAAGAATACACCGATTCGCATCAAAACGGAAGTTGCGTGACGtcttgtgaaaagggtctattgcaATGGTTGCAAAACTGGTGCGCACAGGTAGAACGTACCTCCTTTATGACCTGCTGTTGCTGTGCATGTTTCTGTCTAAGGTCTGACAGCTCCGTCCAAAGAGCCTCGTTCTCTCTGAGGAAAAGACAACAGAAAAGAGAATGagagttttacattttcaaaagaaaatgcCACAATGCCAGAGTGTTATTCTTTGCAGTTGCATGTTGACATGTTGATACTTGGTGAACAGGGCGTTATTAAGCACAACTAGTGATTAATCTGTCCGTTCCCTTAACTTCTGGATAAATGCACACAGATAAGATTACATAATACAGGACAATTTAAGGCACAAGCATAGATTATGCTTCTAAAAGTGTATTTCTTTACCTTTTCAGGGTGGCAAGTCTGGCATCCATGTTTTCTTGCTGCTCATGGACATTCTGAACACTTGTCAGAATTTTAGAAAGATCTTCTTGTCTTATTTTGCCCTCATCAGGCCGTGCAGTGGACACCTATATCAAGAATAACAATAATCAACTTAATCTTAAATTCAACAACACAACTGTAAATCAAACCATGCCAAactaatttcttaaaatatttacatttgcaaCTTATTTTCAGGGGGTATTGCAGAAAGCAGATTGTGTGACATACCCATGTAAGTTTACTCAGAGTAAACGGATAACCTCAACTTTCAGTTCCAAAAACGAAGGTAACTTTCGTAGCAACATACTCTCTGAACataacctgctccagagcaggtgTTCCAGGGTTAGTATGTTTCAGAGGTATTCAGCGCAGAACAGATTTatcacaatattaatattatttaattctgTTCTCACACATCGTAGATGtgcattcaaaagatttttgaaagaaaatgggactatatattttctatataatgtatttctataataaaatgcatatgTGATACATCTCACAACAAATGtggaagtaaaatatctaaacataatATGGCTGTATAAGTTTACTTATCTTTGAAAGCACAGACTGTTTCCTTTAGGTCAATCCACCTctcttttttaatgtatatatttagtaacaaacaaacaaaattcttGTTCAAAGTAATAAAAAACTCAATAAAgaaagacttaaaaaaaaagattacaaaACCACCCACTAGGTGGCGATATGCACTAAGAATGTAAATCACCattaaaacaaaagaagaatAGAGTATGGCACATTTCTTCTTAGCATCCATTTCCATGGTGACTCGCCCATGTGGTCAACCATAACTCTgaaggtgcgtcccaattcgcgtaCTTATGCCCTACTATTCCATGacgttttttaatataaatagtgcgagtagtgcatacacacagaaaattccaaaaagaaaaatgcgctttaaatacccggatgatgcactaaattaacggaaaaaacgagtgtggaatgttggacacttcatgcactcaactgtcgcagctttaattactttgcggagggggaggggctaTCAGACTCCCatgtttaatgacaaaataaactttcatacatggatgagtacctagtgcataagtacatagtgtatagtgcTAGCAACTTGAGTTTCATACTGCGGGTTGACTGAACTTACTCCAGACTGTGGTTTTGGAACCTGCATATCTCGAGTAAGcaaggtttgggttaatcaacctagagttaaaggtgcaatatgtaatattttctgtccaccagatgcttattcaaaacaaaggcgtagcttgatgacgccaagtttgagcgcggaatcttgggacatgttgtcttcacctcaacggacggtggaATAGAATTGGGATAGGATTCGGGAAGAAATCacgttcatggatgcgattattaacgttactgtagtatgaagcagagcagggccgagtgttgtgggagctgaacgaggctgctggagcgattgcgtAACACACGCcgtgagcagcggaacttttattattccacagtcgccggcgccgcttccgcttttccggtcatgagtatgaggtaacgcagctctgtttatcatattagatacatttgagagtgttgaaaatgttataacgttactctgtgcgttcgctcggtggctgctgtgagacacttgttgcacactgcagtaagatagatcgattttagaatatcatattaaatgctggatggcttgtgttgataaatggcatgcaattcattttaaaacgtattgtatgatggagaaaatgctgtattactgttactaaaaataaagctgcatctgattatgctatgttagctacttcacaaaataggtttttttcctctgaggcatggtactcgcaaataaatcaagaaaattagatttaaacaataagactaaatgtgttgagctatataacagtaataagttttctgtctataaatatatcaaaacagttgttcccttgtctattaaaacatgtaaatatcaaagcgtctttggtgtttcaatggtttctacaaaataaaaccggaaaccgagggtaacgcgggtatgacacaattgacaggcgactcctcacgcatcccggagccttggttaaaattgcaattttctcacgatttacaaatagttgcaaacatttgggatattgtaagtactcaagtgaacaaaatatataacactggcctagtggtttttggatattttactgcaaagttcttacatattgcacctttaaccttgctttctggaatacccccccAGGTATTTTATgcattcaaaaaacaaaaaaacaaaaaaaaaacaacaactcttTTTTCCCCTTAATTTTCAGCATGAAGATGTCTTGCCTTTCTTTTGATGTTCTCTAGCAGGTCATCTTGCCCATGTTTGAAGTATGGATGCTGGAATTCAACTGGTCCATC
Coding sequences:
- the LOC127502824 gene encoding uncharacterized protein LOC127502824, with amino-acid sequence MPLRTTKCCAVPGCGRTQSLHKLPLDSNIRNAWLNFIFNEVPADVGKTLRVCSLHFTTDGFLNKTQVETGFADRVRLKNDAVPSILDPSGMVQHTYSQKGPTMKDVACQTDSRNLTSQGTQLAFRTLGPKFRSKGTQTEVSCESVGAPFTTSGDTFTTLTSTPLTSTPLKDFRPAKKARLELEEEKSVSFEVSDSQDTTYEPAESVTTVTESSQLLCTSIEQDTKYIVFEKCLLQLFETCPVCMRYCDVRARRRGSFVAIDQLCPHCQYFRKWQSQPVVGSTPLGNLQLSAAIYFTGTSFFKLQKVFNAMRVKMITHRTFRRHASMYLEPAIIYTWKKEQEEVLRQLSQGDKVIAGGDMRADSPGHSAKYGTYTLMDLESNIILDIQLVQSNEVAGSYHMEKEGLKRSLGHLEAHGVKLECIVTDRHPQIKTFLRELNIPQFYDIWHLEKGLSKKLEKISKDKDCEVVKKWQQSIKNHVYWTAATSKTPVERVAKWKSMEPKHCILLKRFLQTRE
- the hsf2 gene encoding heat shock factor protein 2, yielding MKHNSNVPAFLTKLWTLVEDSDTNEFICWSQEGNSFLVLDEQRFAKEILPKFFKHNNMASFVRQLNMYGFRKVMHIDAGIVKQERDGPVEFQHPYFKHGQDDLLENIKRKVSTARPDEGKIRQEDLSKILTSVQNVHEQQENMDARLATLKRENEALWTELSDLRQKHAQQQQVIKELVQFIFTLAQNNRLLNLKRKRPLALNSNGKKSKFIHQFIEEPMDHSKSAVNGLNGLKNNSDISDDVIICDVTDEDPEFTDGVSVPVDQGDAEIVDVAHESSTIINDSTNGTVTNSATQQEAVPKSSSDISLTNSTLQLNKPSGLSLEDPVKLMDSILSENGAISQNINLLGKVELMDYLDSIDCSLEDFQAMLYGKQFSIDTDILEETGTKENINKANKGKSEPENTDKQLIQYTTCPLLAFLDGCTPLAPSDSPTENLSQPLLPQSPEEPTDLLDEALETETPRSSLIRLEPLTEAEASETTLFYLCELNSELPSADTSQLDI